The following coding sequences lie in one Apium graveolens cultivar Ventura chromosome 1, ASM990537v1, whole genome shotgun sequence genomic window:
- the LOC141709347 gene encoding uncharacterized protein LOC141709347 produces MSDDERELAEEYVLLNSPEVQPYLRKYQDRVMRQRPEITPQDLDRIVKSQFKTWFKQKVDKAEVEGPRIRDLLEGPILKVMTFETCQVNGYKFSTKSASGSGIVVKGNSHGNNLDYYGQLQEIIRLIYQGGNHVYLFKYIWFDSVGNGVRIDKNRVITIDMTSRLKSNEIFILASQASQVYYAPSVLDPKAKIYTMVKSKSRPIDESIVAQNDIEDAFQEDRSNASTSFLLFVDFAQYGQIPFIRREEEEEDGEDDLKDNEDENEGEEEISEGDNENDDDDEDDDGFDDFE; encoded by the exons ATGAGTGATGATGAACGAGAGTTAGCGGAAGAATATGTTCTTTTAAACTCTCCTGAAGTTCAACCTTATCTAAG gaagtaccAAGATCGTGTTATGCGACAACGCCCGGAAATAACACCTCAAGATTTAGATCGTATTGTAAAAAGTCAATTTAAAACTTGGTTTAAACAAAAG GTTGATAAAGCTGAGGTGGAAGGACCTCGTATTAGGGACTTACTTGAAGGGCCGatattaaaagttatgacttttGAGACTTGTCAAGTTAATGGATATAAATTTTCAACAAAATCTGCATCAGGTTCTGGTATTGTTGTTAAAGGCAATTCGCACGGAAATAATCTTGATTATTATGGTCAACTACAAGAAATTATTAGACTTATTTATCAAGGAGGCAATCatgtatatttgttcaaatataTATGGTTTGATAGTGTTGGTAATGGTGTGAGGATTGATAAGAATCGTGTGATTACAATTGATATGACTTCAAGATTAAAGTCAAATGAGATTTTTATTTTAGCTAGTCAAGCCTCACAAGTATATTATGCTCCTAGTGTATTGGATCCAAAAGCGAAAATATATACGATGGTCAAATCTAAAAGTCGCCCAATTGATGAATCTATCGTTGCGCAAAATGATATAGAGGACGCTTTTCAGGAAGATAGATCTAATGCATCGACCTCGTTTTTGCTCTTTGTCGATTTTGCACAATATGGACAAATACCGTTTATTCGgcgtgaagaagaagaagaagacggAGAAGATGATTTGAAGGATaatgaagatgaaaatgaaggagaagaagaaataaGTGAAGGTGACAATGAGAATGATGATGATGACGAAGATGATGATGGTTTTGACGATTTTGAATAA